One Cellulomonas soli DNA window includes the following coding sequences:
- a CDS encoding ChbG/HpnK family deacetylase, giving the protein MSRLLVVTADDLGLSDGVCRAVHRAHVDGIVTSTSLLAVGRAFDTAAAMLRSTPTLELGAHLALVGEDPPLLSAREIPTLVVAGGGFPLSYRTVVARGLAGRIDPDDVHRELSAQLDRVIGLGLPVTHLDTHQHTHLWPVVARVVTELAVARGVPAVRLPGSRRRGPVGAGVNLLAGRLARGLATADLSTTDDYAGLDESLSMDLPAFDRALAAIAGRPGTSAEVNLHPGEAGDPEAPRFAWASHWAAELALATDPRAAALVRQHGFRLGGFRDLAQGDA; this is encoded by the coding sequence GTGAGCAGGTTGCTGGTCGTCACGGCCGACGACCTGGGGCTCAGCGACGGCGTGTGCCGCGCCGTGCACCGGGCGCACGTCGACGGCATCGTCACCTCGACCTCGTTGCTCGCCGTGGGCCGGGCCTTCGACACGGCCGCGGCGATGCTGCGCAGCACGCCGACGCTCGAGCTCGGCGCGCACCTCGCGCTCGTCGGCGAGGACCCGCCGCTGCTGTCCGCCCGGGAGATCCCGACCCTCGTGGTGGCGGGCGGCGGGTTCCCGCTGTCGTACCGGACGGTCGTGGCGCGGGGTCTGGCCGGGCGCATCGACCCGGACGACGTGCACCGTGAGCTGTCCGCCCAGCTCGACCGGGTGATCGGCCTGGGCCTGCCGGTGACGCACCTCGACACGCATCAGCACACGCACCTGTGGCCGGTCGTCGCCCGCGTGGTCACCGAGCTGGCCGTCGCCCGCGGGGTGCCGGCCGTCCGGCTGCCGGGCAGCCGGCGTCGGGGTCCGGTCGGCGCGGGGGTGAACCTGCTCGCCGGGCGCCTCGCCCGAGGGCTCGCGACCGCGGACCTGTCGACCACGGACGACTACGCGGGCCTCGACGAGTCGCTGTCCATGGACCTGCCGGCGTTCGACCGGGCGCTTGCTGCGATCGCGGGCCGACCGGGGACGTCGGCCGAGGTCAACCTCCACCCGGGTGAGGCCGGTGACCCCGAGGCGCCGCGGTTCGCGTGGGCGTCGCACTGGGCCGCCGAGCTGGCGCTGGCCACCGACCCGCGCGCCGCAGCCCTCGTCAGGCAGCACGGCTTCCGGCTCGGCGGCTTCCGGGACCTGGCACAGGGGGACGCATGA